From a single Aurantiacibacter gangjinensis genomic region:
- a CDS encoding TonB-dependent receptor, giving the protein MNSKIALLASVAILGLSQTAVAQDRTEGDTALPGADDERLEGDIIVTARRRPEALTEAPVALSLIGAADIERLDMRTLEDVTLRTPGVQFTEQATLIPGRVNTAIRFRGMDTNQPVPSQQVGTIFLDGVYVATGVQSLDLNALERIEVIKGPQSATFGRSTFGGAINYVMRTPSFVPQGRVSASIAEYGTYDVSLNHEGPLLGDVVAYRVGLRGFGTGGQYTSIADGGRLGQERTLSGNLTLYAEPTPDLRIRLRGFYGEDRDGQNDGIFLGSALSNFGQGPDLANCNELIPSRQGVVPDYFCGNVNDIVANAGFDWEDLVGNNTRLTPATLALFAADEANGRPKVSNVPRRTTMGLNRDQLRLAGILDWDLNGGGIFDNSTISVLTGYNRVAVDYVHDFDHAPVAAWLEQDPQFDEDYSFEARFSSDQDRRLRFSLGVSYLDILHVEGGSGGVLVYDYLEERGVPTIFGTPTLENPVVVYSADPVEETGQTLGIFGYVGFDVTDRLTLDFEGRFQRDTIGQGAEFEATFENFLPRVTLSYEAIEDGVVWATYSKGNLPGFFNASIPGLTPSELEDVEELLGEVGVFNDEEELQNYEIGWRQAIADGAINFSLVGYYMEWTNQKTRVGVPVVDDPTGRARVLTLQTNAGNSDLWGIEFEGSFRATEQLSGSVMVNWARAEYSDFTCPFSNFVVGSVSGRAECTGNTTPKFPEWSGSLALSWDDELTADWDYYVTADGNYMGRAYNEEANFSWIGDTFRANLRAGVRRDNLRLEAFATNLFDNDDLLSASRISDFTTESLFGFASNFGLIVTPPQRRTIGVRATFDF; this is encoded by the coding sequence GGTCGCGCAGGACAGGACCGAAGGCGATACGGCACTGCCCGGTGCTGATGACGAACGTTTGGAAGGCGATATCATAGTGACGGCACGCCGTCGCCCCGAAGCACTGACCGAAGCGCCTGTAGCGCTGTCGTTAATCGGGGCGGCGGATATCGAACGGTTGGACATGCGCACGCTGGAAGACGTGACCTTGCGCACGCCAGGTGTGCAGTTTACGGAACAGGCGACGCTTATCCCCGGCCGCGTCAACACGGCTATCCGCTTTCGCGGCATGGATACCAACCAGCCCGTTCCTTCTCAGCAAGTCGGCACGATTTTTCTCGACGGAGTATACGTCGCCACTGGTGTGCAAAGCCTAGATCTGAATGCGCTGGAACGGATCGAGGTCATCAAGGGGCCGCAATCTGCAACCTTTGGCCGGTCCACCTTTGGCGGCGCGATCAACTACGTAATGCGGACGCCTAGCTTCGTTCCCCAGGGTCGCGTTTCCGCCAGCATTGCGGAATATGGAACCTATGACGTCTCGCTTAATCACGAAGGTCCGCTGCTCGGCGATGTCGTCGCCTACCGGGTCGGCCTGCGCGGTTTCGGCACGGGCGGGCAATACACGTCCATCGCGGACGGCGGGCGACTGGGTCAGGAACGCACGCTGTCGGGTAATCTCACCCTCTACGCCGAACCCACCCCCGATCTGCGGATCCGCCTACGCGGTTTTTACGGCGAGGATCGCGATGGCCAAAATGACGGCATCTTTCTCGGATCCGCGCTTTCCAATTTCGGCCAGGGGCCTGATCTTGCCAATTGCAACGAACTGATCCCCAGCCGGCAAGGCGTAGTGCCCGATTACTTCTGCGGGAATGTGAACGACATCGTTGCAAACGCAGGGTTCGATTGGGAAGATCTGGTCGGCAACAATACGCGCCTGACTCCTGCGACGCTCGCGCTCTTCGCGGCGGATGAAGCGAATGGCCGCCCCAAAGTCAGCAATGTTCCGCGTCGCACCACGATGGGCCTCAATCGCGACCAGCTTCGTCTTGCCGGTATCCTCGATTGGGATCTGAACGGGGGCGGTATTTTCGACAATAGCACGATCAGCGTGCTCACCGGCTACAACCGCGTTGCGGTGGATTACGTGCATGACTTCGATCACGCGCCGGTCGCTGCCTGGCTCGAACAGGATCCGCAATTCGACGAGGACTATTCGTTTGAAGCACGCTTTTCCTCCGACCAGGACAGGCGCCTACGATTTTCGCTGGGCGTAAGTTATCTCGACATCCTGCATGTCGAGGGCGGCTCCGGCGGTGTGCTCGTCTACGATTATCTTGAAGAACGCGGCGTGCCCACGATCTTCGGTACTCCGACTCTAGAAAATCCGGTTGTGGTGTACAGTGCCGACCCGGTGGAAGAGACCGGCCAGACGCTGGGCATTTTCGGCTATGTCGGCTTTGACGTTACAGACCGGCTCACTCTCGATTTCGAAGGTCGCTTTCAACGCGACACGATCGGGCAGGGTGCCGAGTTCGAAGCGACATTCGAAAACTTCCTGCCGCGCGTAACCCTGTCCTACGAAGCCATCGAGGATGGCGTTGTCTGGGCGACTTATTCCAAGGGCAACCTGCCCGGTTTTTTCAACGCCTCGATTCCGGGTCTCACGCCCAGTGAACTTGAAGATGTGGAAGAATTGCTGGGCGAAGTCGGCGTTTTCAATGACGAGGAAGAGCTGCAGAACTACGAAATCGGCTGGCGTCAGGCGATCGCCGACGGCGCGATCAACTTCTCGCTCGTGGGCTATTATATGGAGTGGACCAACCAGAAGACACGCGTCGGCGTGCCCGTAGTGGACGATCCGACCGGTCGCGCGCGAGTACTCACACTGCAGACAAATGCAGGCAATTCCGACCTGTGGGGTATCGAATTTGAAGGATCGTTCCGCGCGACGGAACAGCTTTCGGGTAGCGTCATGGTCAATTGGGCGCGGGCGGAATATTCCGACTTCACCTGCCCGTTCTCCAATTTCGTGGTCGGTAGCGTTTCCGGTAGGGCGGAATGTACCGGAAACACCACTCCGAAATTCCCCGAATGGAGCGGGTCCCTTGCGCTGAGCTGGGACGATGAACTAACGGCCGATTGGGACTATTACGTCACGGCCGATGGCAACTATATGGGCCGCGCCTATAACGAGGAAGCGAATTTCAGCTGGATTGGCGACACGTTCCGGGCGAACCTGCGAGCCGGCGTGCGTAGGGATAACCTACGACTGGAGGCTTTTGCTACGAACCTATTCGACAATGACGATCTGCTCTCCGCATCGCGCATTTCAGACTTCACCACTGAATCACTTTTCGGGTTTGCCAGTAATTTCGGACTGATCGTTACGCCGCCCCAGAGGCGCACGATCGGCGTACGCGCTACGTTCGACTTCTAG
- a CDS encoding LytTR family DNA-binding domain-containing protein, translating into MSDRLNQAALLNAAFLFGLPVMIGLVLGGNQLRAGALLPWGLSVVYWLALVLVTWLVLVGATRAVARLLVPWDTPPWVAWIGGAIIGSLLARPLIYLIVDAFRPFMADGELRSMRPAELSLDFLQYYLANWLAIILMWVAACALRQWLQDNLRWDRERFDKASGLAQDTTAAIVAEAEQHLSSFLHKLPNRIGRDIIAMQSEDHYVRVHTTQGNALVLMTISDAAKHLESGGIAGQRVHRSWWVAQGAVVKARQDGRRFLLQLQSGLEVPVSQTYREVVRLTGLVPDAEGSQLAAK; encoded by the coding sequence ATGAGCGATAGACTCAATCAAGCAGCGCTCTTGAACGCTGCATTTTTATTCGGCCTTCCAGTGATGATAGGCCTTGTCCTCGGTGGTAACCAGCTGCGAGCTGGCGCATTGCTGCCGTGGGGCCTTTCGGTGGTATATTGGCTGGCGCTGGTGCTGGTGACGTGGCTCGTACTGGTTGGTGCGACGCGGGCGGTTGCGCGGCTGCTTGTGCCTTGGGACACTCCGCCGTGGGTGGCCTGGATAGGTGGCGCTATCATCGGCAGCCTGCTCGCCCGGCCCCTTATCTACCTCATCGTCGATGCGTTTCGCCCCTTCATGGCGGATGGCGAATTGCGCAGTATGCGCCCTGCGGAACTCTCTTTAGATTTCCTGCAATATTACCTCGCAAACTGGTTGGCGATCATCCTCATGTGGGTGGCGGCGTGCGCACTGCGGCAATGGCTTCAGGATAATTTGCGCTGGGATCGGGAACGCTTCGACAAGGCGAGCGGACTGGCACAGGATACCACTGCTGCGATCGTCGCGGAGGCGGAGCAGCATCTGTCCTCTTTTTTGCACAAGCTCCCGAACCGAATTGGTCGCGATATTATCGCCATGCAGTCCGAAGATCACTATGTTCGGGTGCATACCACCCAAGGCAATGCCTTGGTCTTGATGACCATATCAGATGCGGCCAAACATTTGGAGAGCGGCGGAATAGCCGGCCAGCGCGTGCACAGATCATGGTGGGTCGCGCAAGGCGCCGTGGTAAAAGCACGCCAGGATGGCCGGCGGTTCCTTCTTCAATTGCAGTCCGGCCTGGAAGTGCCTGTAAGCCAGACTTATCGCGAAGTGGTTCGGTTGACCGGGCTGGTGCCCGATGCCGAAGGCTCGCAGCTCGCGGCAAAATAG
- a CDS encoding DUF1838 family protein, giving the protein MTTEHSALPFALPATPRERIAGLMRLSAGIGTTSAYSNEGIIYGRSPGSLLRPLFGFVTVLEIRSEQTGPGEYVTVQKEAMVCIDIATRQPLTEWHNPYIDRTIVPLGYVSPDNRYYFSEQGSYMRSALPDDQAQRRLAELGVPQQSWHRSSEDVWVTERRYNRFPSAIGEEEFPEAYAGEIRESVDILTYRGRIADFADPDMDSVPSTITMMADTPWPLWMMMGRRAGGTVWHGFGGKYGSLSNMATATRAPIEAAYPGFLDDPWGFPAEAYGTAAQMRRLRAEGRM; this is encoded by the coding sequence GTGACCACAGAACATTCCGCGCTGCCATTCGCTCTGCCCGCAACCCCGCGAGAACGTATTGCCGGCCTCATGCGATTGTCGGCTGGTATCGGCACGACCAGCGCCTATTCAAATGAGGGCATCATATACGGGCGCAGCCCCGGCAGCCTGCTCCGGCCCCTGTTCGGCTTCGTCACCGTACTGGAAATCCGCAGCGAGCAGACAGGGCCGGGCGAATATGTGACGGTACAGAAGGAGGCGATGGTCTGCATTGACATCGCCACGCGCCAGCCGCTGACCGAGTGGCATAATCCCTATATCGACAGGACCATCGTGCCGCTGGGATATGTGTCTCCCGACAATCGCTACTATTTCAGCGAGCAGGGCTCTTACATGCGCTCTGCCCTGCCCGATGATCAGGCGCAGCGCCGGCTTGCCGAATTGGGCGTGCCGCAGCAATCCTGGCATCGGTCGAGCGAAGACGTGTGGGTGACAGAGAGGCGCTACAACCGCTTTCCATCCGCAATCGGCGAAGAAGAATTCCCTGAGGCGTATGCCGGGGAAATCCGGGAAAGCGTAGACATCCTTACATACCGAGGCCGAATTGCCGATTTCGCCGACCCGGACATGGATAGCGTGCCCTCCACAATCACCATGATGGCCGATACGCCATGGCCGCTCTGGATGATGATGGGGCGCCGGGCGGGCGGCACCGTTTGGCACGGCTTCGGTGGCAAATACGGATCGCTATCGAACATGGCGACTGCGACCCGCGCGCCGATTGAGGCCGCTTACCCCGGTTTCCTGGACGATCCCTGGGGCTTCCCCGCAGAGGCATACGGCACGGCAGCGCAGATGCGCCGTCTGCGTGCGGAGGGCCGAATGTAA
- a CDS encoding M24 family metallopeptidase, with protein MMDDNESGISRRQALVGGAGLAAASACLPAAAAKASEHASASADALSVSPPDLDFLRTDALMDADRLRFLMREAGLDALIVTQPANVFYLTNHWPQLDRMGFDGSGIAILCADPARPLTVVMHAFLYYYTHTPESEFSDREIFTYTNPIGAPEVEGEEPPSAEARVMEVADGGTLTSLDRHRLLMFGRTQPPSADATWAMRKALHSLGVWQGRVGIDHLGLEAGLRARGFEGDITSQGQDIVRTARLTKSPTEIRMMRLASERNVAAAITAARSARELGSARALRSAFFGEAGRRGNAGVFMVIAGTSTEALDREFTDGMSVSIDCVSTCRFYHGDFGRTIFIGEPPRTVQRAASAVSTAWSEIREQLRPGMRFSEIPRIGRATLDRLGVDLNVSFRPHSVGLFHTDQPATSLLTPAAPPDLVLQENMTLSVDCPVFLAGLGGTIHLEDLMLIRDGRAEAIHDVPPPVITV; from the coding sequence ATGATGGACGACAACGAATCCGGTATCAGTCGCAGGCAGGCGCTTGTCGGCGGTGCGGGGCTGGCAGCAGCGTCTGCTTGCCTCCCTGCCGCAGCGGCCAAAGCAAGCGAACACGCGTCGGCATCTGCCGACGCGCTCAGCGTGTCGCCGCCGGATCTCGATTTTCTGCGCACGGATGCGTTGATGGACGCAGATCGATTGCGCTTCCTGATGCGAGAAGCGGGGCTCGACGCGCTCATCGTGACGCAGCCGGCAAACGTATTCTATCTTACCAATCATTGGCCGCAGCTCGACCGAATGGGCTTCGATGGCAGTGGCATCGCCATCCTCTGCGCCGATCCGGCCCGGCCATTGACCGTGGTGATGCACGCGTTTCTATATTACTACACCCATACGCCGGAATCCGAATTTTCCGATCGCGAGATTTTTACCTATACCAATCCCATCGGCGCACCTGAAGTGGAAGGGGAAGAGCCTCCGTCCGCCGAAGCGCGCGTCATGGAAGTGGCCGATGGCGGTACGCTTACCTCCCTAGACCGCCATCGGCTGCTGATGTTCGGGCGTACCCAGCCACCGAGCGCTGACGCCACATGGGCAATGCGCAAAGCGCTCCACTCCTTGGGGGTATGGCAAGGCCGGGTCGGCATCGATCATCTCGGACTCGAAGCCGGCCTTCGCGCCCGCGGCTTCGAAGGTGACATAACGAGCCAGGGTCAGGATATCGTGCGAACGGCGCGGCTGACCAAATCGCCGACCGAGATCCGGATGATGCGACTGGCATCTGAACGCAATGTGGCAGCAGCGATAACAGCAGCACGCAGCGCTCGCGAACTTGGCAGTGCACGTGCGCTGCGATCGGCCTTCTTCGGCGAGGCAGGACGCCGTGGCAATGCCGGCGTTTTCATGGTCATCGCCGGCACATCGACGGAAGCGCTGGATCGCGAATTCACCGATGGCATGTCCGTTTCCATCGATTGCGTCAGCACCTGCCGCTTCTATCATGGCGATTTCGGACGCACCATCTTCATCGGCGAGCCGCCCCGTACCGTTCAGCGGGCAGCCAGTGCCGTATCGACGGCATGGAGCGAAATTCGCGAGCAGCTTCGTCCCGGTATGCGTTTTTCCGAAATACCTCGCATAGGGCGCGCTACCCTCGATCGTCTGGGCGTCGATCTCAATGTCAGCTTCAGGCCGCATAGCGTGGGCCTGTTCCACACCGATCAGCCGGCAACGTCTCTTTTGACCCCGGCAGCACCGCCCGATCTGGTCCTGCAGGAAAACATGACGCTGAGCGTCGACTGCCCGGTGTTTCTCGCTGGGTTGGGCGGCACCATCCACCTTGAAGATTTGATGTTGATTAGAGACGGACGCGCGGAAGCGATTCACGACGTGCCTCCGCCTGTTATTACAGTTTAG
- a CDS encoding YybH family protein — MRIVGVIAVAAALASQPASAQAGDAGQEISNEDARADREAVRAVGETWRQLYRDGRFSEIPDLYTVDTLVMPRGRPAIVGRDGMRRAIGGLAAGRRVEIDVRERELTLLGDYAIFVGDFTVTYTPPEDDQRPDVTEEGRSLVVFRRDDDGTWRIHRDMDSPAPPRDASASAGAAMQSQYAGSIAWDGQDRNDVTQCDILASSRYDRQRLAAPRARAEIDVPAAITQCLADLERYPDDPRIHFHLGRLYGYSGDRDLSFAQRQAAARAGNHNAIFLLGYLNWLSADDDAAKCSAAADMRLAADRGNYSAQVTYSAFQLEGALEDCGATAQAPVDSYLNAAEGSADGYFERLLVSHLKATSEGGNE; from the coding sequence ATGCGTATCGTAGGTGTAATTGCCGTGGCGGCCGCGCTCGCTTCGCAACCGGCATCGGCGCAGGCCGGTGATGCGGGGCAAGAGATTTCGAACGAAGATGCGCGTGCAGACCGCGAGGCGGTGCGTGCAGTTGGAGAGACGTGGCGTCAGCTTTATCGCGATGGTCGATTCTCGGAGATTCCCGATCTTTACACGGTCGACACGCTGGTGATGCCGCGCGGTCGACCAGCGATAGTCGGGCGTGATGGGATGCGCCGCGCCATCGGCGGCCTTGCCGCAGGACGCCGCGTGGAAATCGATGTGCGCGAACGAGAACTGACCCTGCTGGGCGATTATGCCATTTTCGTAGGTGACTTCACGGTTACCTACACACCGCCCGAGGACGATCAGCGGCCCGATGTTACCGAAGAAGGCCGTTCACTGGTGGTGTTTCGCCGCGACGATGACGGTACTTGGCGCATTCATCGCGATATGGATTCGCCGGCTCCGCCACGCGATGCATCTGCGTCGGCGGGCGCGGCCATGCAGTCGCAATATGCCGGCAGCATCGCATGGGACGGGCAGGATCGAAACGACGTTACGCAGTGCGACATTCTGGCGTCCAGCCGGTATGATCGACAACGTCTGGCTGCTCCGCGCGCGCGCGCAGAGATCGATGTGCCTGCGGCCATCACACAGTGCCTGGCCGATCTGGAGCGCTATCCTGACGATCCGCGCATCCATTTTCATCTCGGCAGGCTCTACGGATATTCAGGCGATCGCGATCTGTCGTTTGCGCAGCGTCAGGCCGCCGCCCGCGCAGGGAATCACAATGCGATCTTCCTGCTCGGCTATCTCAATTGGCTCTCGGCAGACGATGATGCCGCCAAGTGCAGCGCCGCAGCCGATATGCGACTTGCCGCCGACCGCGGTAACTATTCCGCCCAGGTAACCTACAGCGCATTTCAGCTGGAAGGTGCGCTGGAGGATTGCGGAGCAACTGCACAGGCTCCGGTTGACTCCTATCTGAACGCAGCCGAGGGCTCGGCTGACGGATACTTCGAAAGACTTCTTGTCTCGCATCTGAAGGCGACGTCGGAAGGGGGGAACGAATGA
- a CDS encoding DUF3598 family protein has translation MMRIPAIFAAAGLAASTLTACTVDQARSPEPLAQIDPTALRSTMVEQMEGEWVGTFRRFGPDGLLQSELPSRIIVRFPANDARGEYHQTNILTLETGEEQRVDSFGRWDDNVLRFTNERLEGSYFLLPEDPTGRTSVLLMRFTDGSGLEISEIITLSADGQQRHRVAQFFRNGDLLRRTLVDEARAR, from the coding sequence ATGATGCGGATTCCGGCTATTTTCGCAGCTGCTGGTCTGGCCGCATCGACACTCACGGCCTGCACTGTTGACCAGGCCAGGTCACCAGAACCGCTTGCCCAAATCGATCCTACCGCGCTGCGCAGCACGATGGTAGAGCAGATGGAAGGTGAATGGGTCGGCACCTTCCGTCGTTTCGGCCCCGATGGGCTACTTCAGTCCGAGTTGCCGTCGCGCATAATCGTGCGCTTCCCTGCAAACGATGCGCGCGGAGAATATCACCAGACCAACATCTTGACGCTGGAAACTGGCGAGGAACAACGCGTCGACAGTTTTGGACGTTGGGATGACAATGTGTTGCGCTTCACCAATGAACGGCTCGAAGGCAGCTATTTTCTGCTGCCCGAAGATCCGACCGGGCGTACGAGCGTGCTATTGATGCGCTTCACCGACGGGTCGGGGCTGGAGATTTCCGAGATTATCACGCTGTCTGCGGATGGCCAGCAGCGACACAGGGTGGCGCAGTTCTTTCGCAACGGCGATCTGCTGCGCCGTACGCTGGTAGATGAAGCAAGGGCACGCTGA